Part of the Gemmatimonadota bacterium genome, ATCCCAGTTCTGATCCAGGTCCGCACCGGAATACGTGGATTCGATTTCCGCCCATGTCCCGGGGTCCAGGTAACGCTTGAACCAGCGGCCGTGTTTGTTGGTCGTAACCGACCAGTCGTTTTTCATGCCGATATGCCATTCGATGACTTTTTCAAGAAAGGGGGAATGGACCTTTCTGTTCATGTGCTTTGCCCAGTAGAGCTCATCGCGCCACAGGGCCTTGGCCACGTAGATGATGTCCCACCAGAAATCGGCCACCAGTTCGTCATATTCGTCCTTCGAAGGTCTTTGAACGTGGTAGGCGCTGTGATAGGGCAGTATGGGGTTCTTTACTATCCGGTCCTTGTCCAGCAGCACCCGGTAAGGTTCGGGCTCGCCGTTGAGGTCGTGCATGGATTCGGCATCCGCGACACTCCAGTCGATCCGGATGCCATCGTCATAGATCACCATGCGGCCTATCCTGCCATCATCAAACAAGGTTGGCGAGGGTGGCGAGCGCGTCATCACGGATCCGAACGCTTCCAGCCAGTGATCGTCCCGTTTGTAGGGCTCCTGATCCCTGACGTACACGATCACGTCGTAGTCCGACAACAGATCGACCGTATCGTTTCCATCGACCCGGCCACTCGACAGGACCAGTCCCCTGATCTGATCGTCCGCTTCCGCCCAGCGTTGAATCTCATCGAAAACTTCCGACGGCTTGCGCATGCCCTGTTCTCCGGTGATCCATCCGCCGGCCCGTCAGCCCGTTTCCAGCCGGACTTCCGTGACCCGTGGGGTGCTTCCCCCGTTTCTTGCGCCCAGCGCGAGCCGATACTGGACCCATGGCCCCGCGCCCGTCGCCCGCACCGGCTGGGGCGTTTCGTACCAGGTGCCTGCTCCCCCGGCGCCAAGCCATGCCGATCGTGCCAGCGCCTCCTCCGAGTCCGCCCACCGGACCTGGGCGTGCACCCAGGTGCCCGGTCCGCATTCCGCTTCCCAGTCGATGCCGGTCACGGCCTGTCCCCGGGGTATCTCGTGCGGCGCCGAGACATAGTATTCTTCCGGACCCGCGTCCAGCATGTTGCCCGTCTGGACGGCGGTCATGCCATGGGGACCGGTCGTGGGCAGCCGGGTGACCCGCCTGGCGTCGAACCCGCCGGGACCGTTCCACCAGACGGCGGAATGGCCGACGTGGTCGCCCTCGACCTTGTGATAGGCGATGGCGAGGTCGACGTGGCCGTCTCCGTCGAAATCCGCGGCCACGCAGCCCGACGCGGAATGGGTGAACAGCCGGGTGCGGTCGGCGGCGGAGAATCCCCGGCCGGCACGGTTCCAGTAGATGTAGGAATCGATGTCCCGCACGCGGTTGTCGTGGTATGAGCAGACGAAGAGGTCTAGCAGGCCGTCTCCGTTGAAATCCATGATGGACATGGCGTTCACCGCGTTGGACGGCAGGAGGGTACGGCGGTCCTCGCGTAGCCCGTCGGGACCGTTCCAGTAGATGTGCACGAAGGAGTCGTGGGGCGCTCCGATCGACGGCTCGTGTCCGCCGATGACCAGGTCGGGATACCCGTTCCCGCTGAGGTCCGCCGCCCGGGCGCAGGCGCCGTGCCACACGGAAAGCGCCTGGCACCGGTCCATGCTGAAGCCTTTCGGGCCGCCCAAAAGGATGAAACTGTAATCGTCGGCGATCTGCGGCACGACCAGGTCGAGCCAGCCGTCGCCGTTCAGGTCGACGAGGAAGATCCAGCGCGGATCCTTGTACACGACGCCCTCGTATTCGAGGCGGATGCGCTCCGTTCGGCCGTTGTCGAAGCCGTCTTGTCCGCCGTAGAAGATGACGATATCCGGATTATCGAATCCGCAGAAGACGAGGTCCAGGTATCCGTCCCGGTCCAGGTCCGCGCAACAGACCCCGTGGGCCCGTACGGTCGGCAGGCGCACGTCCGGTTCGCTTCCGAATCGCCCTTCCCCGTTGTAATACACAAAGGACCCCGGATCCTGGCGGACCGAGTTCTCGGAGGCATTGGCCAGGATCAGGTCGGGCAGCCCGTCGTCGTTCAGGTCGCACCGGAGCACTTCCACCGCGCCCCATCCCGGCACTTCCTGGCGGCGTTCCGGCCTGAACCCGTCGGGACCGCCGTGATAGATAAATACGGGGATGTCGCCCCTCAGGTTCCGGCTGAACTGGTTGATGAAAACGGCCTGCGGAAGGGGATCGTCCGATGCGCGGGCCAGCAGCACCCGCCGGGCGTCATGGGTCTCGAGGACGCGCGGCGGCGCCAGCCCGTCCCGGCCCCAGCGGTACGCCAGGGATTCCGATGTATAGCTTTCCGGCGTATGGGTCTGACAGATTACGATTTCGGACCGGCCATCCCCGTCCAAGTCCCGGACGGCCGCATCGCAGGCATATCGGCTGGGGATCGCCGTGCGGTTCTGATCGTTGTACCCGCCCTCGTTCCCGTCGTGGTACAGCCACGAACACTCCTCCCCGCCGTGGCGGTCCCGGCAGGCCACTACCAGGCCGCATCGTCCGTCGCCGGCCAGGTCCCCGACGGCAATGGCGAGTGCATTGCGGCAGGACAGACGCACCGGCTCGCCCGCCTCCCGCCCGGCATGGAACGGCGCCAGGTATATACCGTCCGACCGGGCGACGAAGACGTGGGGCGTGTCGTGGATTCGGAGAACGGATACGAGCGGAACAGCGGGGTCGACGTCTTCGGGATAGCTGCCAAGGTCCGGATCCGGCTCTTCCGAAGGATCGGTATCGACGGGTATCAGCGATGATCCGCCCGGCTCTATGCCATCCGGACCGCCCCAGAGTATCCTGACGCTCCCCCCGGCGTCCCGAACGGCCAGGTCGACATACCCATCGCCGTCCAAGTCGTCGGACGCAACCTGGTCGGCCGCTACGTCAAGATCCCGGTATCCTTTGAGCTCGAACCCCAACGCGGTCTGGTAGAACAGGCGCAATTTACCATCGGAGACGAAAGCCAGGTCCGGTTTCCCGTCCCCGTCGAAGTCTCCGGCGGCCACCGAAGTGCAATACGGCGCGGGCAGGTACTGCACCCGCCGTTCGCCGAGTCCGTCCGGACCGCCGTAGTACAGATAGGCGTTGAGATCCCGCCGGATCCCGTTGTAGAACATGCCGACGACGAGGTCGTCGTATCCATCCCCGTTCAGATCGGCGACGACACCGGTTCTTCCCCCGTCGGACGGGAGGAACCGGGCGGTGGAATGGCCGAGTACGTCATGATACACGGTGACGGGGGGTTTTTCGCCGTGGTTCTGGCTGTTGCAGAAGACCAGGTCGACGTGGCCGTCCCGATCCAGGTCGAACTGGTGAATACGCTGCAGCACGCCAGCCCGGGACACGTAGAGATTCTGGCCGCCGTTGCCGAAAGTTCCCTGCCGGAACGCCTCGAAACCGCGGGTAGTCCACGATGAAGAAATGGAATTGGAAGGACAGGACGACATGGCCATAACCTACGGTGCGGCGGACGGTCAGATCAACCCATTTATACCACCTGCGGGTCGAACTGCCGCCTACGCATCGAACAGACTCAAGTTCTCCTGTGATCGGCCGGAGGCGCTATCCACCATGGCATCAAGAATGCCGAGGATATCGCGCGCCACGGGCGTTCGCCGGTACCTGTACACCTCGCCGGGAATATCCGTCGATGCTTCTTCATCCACACCGAGCT contains:
- a CDS encoding aminoglycoside 6-adenylyltransferase, translated to MRKPSEVFDEIQRWAEADDQIRGLVLSSGRVDGNDTVDLLSDYDVIVYVRDQEPYKRDDHWLEAFGSVMTRSPPSPTLFDDGRIGRMVIYDDGIRIDWSVADAESMHDLNGEPEPYRVLLDKDRIVKNPILPYHSAYHVQRPSKDEYDELVADFWWDIIYVAKALWRDELYWAKHMNRKVHSPFLEKVIEWHIGMKNDWSVTTNKHGRWFKRYLDPGTWAEIESTYSGADLDQNWDALFNATRLFRRLAVTVADGLDFDYPHETDRRVTAYMGKIRRLDRDAADFV
- a CDS encoding VCBS repeat-containing protein, yielding MSSCPSNSISSSWTTRGFEAFRQGTFGNGGQNLYVSRAGVLQRIHQFDLDRDGHVDLVFCNSQNHGEKPPVTVYHDVLGHSTARFLPSDGGRTGVVADLNGDGYDDLVVGMFYNGIRRDLNAYLYYGGPDGLGERRVQYLPAPYCTSVAAGDFDGDGKPDLAFVSDGKLRLFYQTALGFELKGYRDLDVAADQVASDDLDGDGYVDLAVRDAGGSVRILWGGPDGIEPGGSSLIPVDTDPSEEPDPDLGSYPEDVDPAVPLVSVLRIHDTPHVFVARSDGIYLAPFHAGREAGEPVRLSCRNALAIAVGDLAGDGRCGLVVACRDRHGGEECSWLYHDGNEGGYNDQNRTAIPSRYACDAAVRDLDGDGRSEIVICQTHTPESYTSESLAYRWGRDGLAPPRVLETHDARRVLLARASDDPLPQAVFINQFSRNLRGDIPVFIYHGGPDGFRPERRQEVPGWGAVEVLRCDLNDDGLPDLILANASENSVRQDPGSFVYYNGEGRFGSEPDVRLPTVRAHGVCCADLDRDGYLDLVFCGFDNPDIVIFYGGQDGFDNGRTERIRLEYEGVVYKDPRWIFLVDLNGDGWLDLVVPQIADDYSFILLGGPKGFSMDRCQALSVWHGACARAADLSGNGYPDLVIGGHEPSIGAPHDSFVHIYWNGPDGLREDRRTLLPSNAVNAMSIMDFNGDGLLDLFVCSYHDNRVRDIDSYIYWNRAGRGFSAADRTRLFTHSASGCVAADFDGDGHVDLAIAYHKVEGDHVGHSAVWWNGPGGFDARRVTRLPTTGPHGMTAVQTGNMLDAGPEEYYVSAPHEIPRGQAVTGIDWEAECGPGTWVHAQVRWADSEEALARSAWLGAGGAGTWYETPQPVRATGAGPWVQYRLALGARNGGSTPRVTEVRLETG